Proteins encoded in a region of the Lathamus discolor isolate bLatDis1 chromosome Z, bLatDis1.hap1, whole genome shotgun sequence genome:
- the TMEM170A gene encoding transmembrane protein 170A, with the protein MEGGEGGGGGLLQQILSLRLVPRVGNGTTTYSSPLSTFPEMWYGVFLWALVSSLSFHVPAALLALFTLRHHKYGRFMSVSLLLMGIVGPITAGILTSAAIAGVYRAAGKKMIPFEALILGVGQTFCVVVVSFLRILATL; encoded by the exons ATGGAGGGCGGGGAAGGCGGCGGTGGGGGGCTTCTGCAGCAGATCCTCAGCCTCCGTCTGGTGCCGCGCGTCGGCAATGGCACCACCACCTACTCCAGCCCGCTCTCCACCTTCCCAG AGATGTGGTACGGCGTCTTTCTGTGGGCGCTCGTGTCCTCCCTCTCCTTTCACGTTCCGGCAGCTTTGCTAGCGCTCTTCACGCTCCGGCACCACAAGTACGGCAGGTTCATGTCCGTGAGCCTTCTGCTGATGGGCATCGTGGGACCCATTACCGCCGGCATCCTCACAA GTGCTGCCATTGCTGGAGTTTacagagctgcagggaaaaaaatgattcCCTTTGAAGCCCTCATTTTGGGAGTGGGCCAGACATTCTGCGTAGTGGTGGTTTCATTTCTACGCATTTTAGCCACTCTCTAG